The Bubalus bubalis isolate 160015118507 breed Murrah chromosome 1, NDDB_SH_1, whole genome shotgun sequence genome includes a region encoding these proteins:
- the PURG gene encoding purine-rich element-binding protein gamma isoform X3, with product MERARRRGGGGGGGGGRGRGGKNVGGSGLSKSRLYPQAQHSHYPHYAASATPNQAGGAAEIQELASKRVDIQKKRFYLDVKQSSRGRFLKIAEVWIGRGRQDNIRKSKLTLSLSVAAELKDCLGDFIEHYAHLGLKGHRQEHGHGKEQSSRRRQKHSAPSPPVSVGSEEHPHSVLKTDYIERDNRKYYLDLKENQRGRFLRIRQTMMRGTGMIGYFGHTLGLEQTIVLPAQGMIEFRDALVQLIEDYGEGDIEERRGGDDDPVELPEGTSFRVDNKRFYFDVGSNKYGIFLKCSHHCIYNLATLYTLWNFRSPTRD from the coding sequence atggaaagaGCCAGGCGaaggggaggcggcggcggcggcggcggcggccgtgGCCGCGGCGGCAAGAATGTAGGGGGTTCTGGCCTAAGCAAGAGTAGACTGTACCCCCAGGCCCAGCACTCCCACTACCCCCACTACGCGGCTTCAGCCACCCCTAATCAGGCTGGGGGCGCAGCCGAAATCCAGGAGCTGGCCTCCAAACGAGTGGACATCCAGAAAAAGAGGTTTTACCTAGACGTGAAGCAGAGCTCGCGGGGCCGGTTCCTCAAGATAGCCGAAGTCTGGATAGGGAGAGGCCGGCAAGACAATATCAGAAAGAGTAAACTGACCCTCTCCCTGTCGGTGGCAGCGGAGCTGAAGGACTGTCTAGGGGACTTCATCGAGCACTATGCCCACCTGGGCCTGAAAGGCCACCGGCAAGAGCACGGTCACGGCAAAGAGCAGAGCTCCAGGAGGAGACAGAAGCACTCAGCGCCCTCCCCGCCGGTCTCGGTGGGGTCCGAAGAGCACCCTCACAGTGTCCTCAAAACAGACTACATCGAGAGGGACAACAGGAAATACTATCTAGACCTGAAGGAAAACCAGCGGGGTCGCTTCCTAAGGATTAGACAAACCATGATGCGGGGTACTGGCATGATAGGTTATTTTGGCCACACTTTGGGCCTCGAGCAGACTATTGTCCTCCCAGCTCAAGGAATGATCGAGTTCCGTGACGCCTTGGTTCAGCTCATCGAAGACTATGGCGAAGGGGACATCGAAGAACGCAGAGGTGGAGACGACGACCCCGTGGAACTCCCCGAGGGGACTTCTTTCAGAGTGGACAATAAAAGGTTCTACTTTGATGTGGGCTCTAATAAATATGGAATTTTCCTGAAG
- the PURG gene encoding purine-rich element-binding protein gamma isoform X4: MERARRRGGGGGGGGGRGRGGKNVGGSGLSKSRLYPQAQHSHYPHYAASATPNQAGGAAEIQELASKRVDIQKKRFYLDVKQSSRGRFLKIAEVWIGRGRQDNIRKSKLTLSLSVAAELKDCLGDFIEHYAHLGLKGHRQEHGHGKEQSSRRRQKHSAPSPPVSVGSEEHPHSVLKTDYIERDNRKYYLDLKENQRGRFLRIRQTMMRGTGMIGYFGHTLGLEQTIVLPAQGMIEFRDALVQLIEDYGEGDIEERRGGDDDPVELPEGTSFRVDNKRFYFDVGSNKYGIFLKP, translated from the coding sequence atggaaagaGCCAGGCGaaggggaggcggcggcggcggcggcggcggccgtgGCCGCGGCGGCAAGAATGTAGGGGGTTCTGGCCTAAGCAAGAGTAGACTGTACCCCCAGGCCCAGCACTCCCACTACCCCCACTACGCGGCTTCAGCCACCCCTAATCAGGCTGGGGGCGCAGCCGAAATCCAGGAGCTGGCCTCCAAACGAGTGGACATCCAGAAAAAGAGGTTTTACCTAGACGTGAAGCAGAGCTCGCGGGGCCGGTTCCTCAAGATAGCCGAAGTCTGGATAGGGAGAGGCCGGCAAGACAATATCAGAAAGAGTAAACTGACCCTCTCCCTGTCGGTGGCAGCGGAGCTGAAGGACTGTCTAGGGGACTTCATCGAGCACTATGCCCACCTGGGCCTGAAAGGCCACCGGCAAGAGCACGGTCACGGCAAAGAGCAGAGCTCCAGGAGGAGACAGAAGCACTCAGCGCCCTCCCCGCCGGTCTCGGTGGGGTCCGAAGAGCACCCTCACAGTGTCCTCAAAACAGACTACATCGAGAGGGACAACAGGAAATACTATCTAGACCTGAAGGAAAACCAGCGGGGTCGCTTCCTAAGGATTAGACAAACCATGATGCGGGGTACTGGCATGATAGGTTATTTTGGCCACACTTTGGGCCTCGAGCAGACTATTGTCCTCCCAGCTCAAGGAATGATCGAGTTCCGTGACGCCTTGGTTCAGCTCATCGAAGACTATGGCGAAGGGGACATCGAAGAACGCAGAGGTGGAGACGACGACCCCGTGGAACTCCCCGAGGGGACTTCTTTCAGAGTGGACAATAAAAGGTTCTACTTTGATGTGGGCTCTAATAAATATGGAATTTTCCTGAAG
- the PURG gene encoding purine-rich element-binding protein gamma isoform X1 gives MERARRRGGGGGGGGGRGRGGKNVGGSGLSKSRLYPQAQHSHYPHYAASATPNQAGGAAEIQELASKRVDIQKKRFYLDVKQSSRGRFLKIAEVWIGRGRQDNIRKSKLTLSLSVAAELKDCLGDFIEHYAHLGLKGHRQEHGHGKEQSSRRRQKHSAPSPPVSVGSEEHPHSVLKTDYIERDNRKYYLDLKENQRGRFLRIRQTMMRGTGMIGYFGHTLGLEQTIVLPAQGMIEFRDALVQLIEDYGEGDIEERRGGDDDPVELPEGTSFRVDNKRFYFDVGSNKYGIFLKVSEVRPPYRNTITVPFKAWTRFGENFIKYEEEMRKICNSHKEKSMDGRRASGEEQACLD, from the coding sequence atggaaagaGCCAGGCGaaggggaggcggcggcggcggcggcggcggccgtgGCCGCGGCGGCAAGAATGTAGGGGGTTCTGGCCTAAGCAAGAGTAGACTGTACCCCCAGGCCCAGCACTCCCACTACCCCCACTACGCGGCTTCAGCCACCCCTAATCAGGCTGGGGGCGCAGCCGAAATCCAGGAGCTGGCCTCCAAACGAGTGGACATCCAGAAAAAGAGGTTTTACCTAGACGTGAAGCAGAGCTCGCGGGGCCGGTTCCTCAAGATAGCCGAAGTCTGGATAGGGAGAGGCCGGCAAGACAATATCAGAAAGAGTAAACTGACCCTCTCCCTGTCGGTGGCAGCGGAGCTGAAGGACTGTCTAGGGGACTTCATCGAGCACTATGCCCACCTGGGCCTGAAAGGCCACCGGCAAGAGCACGGTCACGGCAAAGAGCAGAGCTCCAGGAGGAGACAGAAGCACTCAGCGCCCTCCCCGCCGGTCTCGGTGGGGTCCGAAGAGCACCCTCACAGTGTCCTCAAAACAGACTACATCGAGAGGGACAACAGGAAATACTATCTAGACCTGAAGGAAAACCAGCGGGGTCGCTTCCTAAGGATTAGACAAACCATGATGCGGGGTACTGGCATGATAGGTTATTTTGGCCACACTTTGGGCCTCGAGCAGACTATTGTCCTCCCAGCTCAAGGAATGATCGAGTTCCGTGACGCCTTGGTTCAGCTCATCGAAGACTATGGCGAAGGGGACATCGAAGAACGCAGAGGTGGAGACGACGACCCCGTGGAACTCCCCGAGGGGACTTCTTTCAGAGTGGACAATAAAAGGTTCTACTTTGATGTGGGCTCTAATAAATATGGAATTTTCCTGAAGGTAAGTGAGGTGAGGCCACCTTACCGTAATACTATTACCGTTCCGTTCAAAGCTTGGACAAGGTTTGGGGAGAATTTTATCAAGTATGaagaagagatgaggaaaatTTGCAACAGCCATAAAGAAAAGAGCATGGATGGCAGAAGGGCCAGTGGTGAAGAACAAGCATGCCTCGACTAA